One region of Ardenticatena maritima genomic DNA includes:
- the crcB gene encoding fluoride efflux transporter CrcB: protein MQYLLIGIGGFLGANTRYLLGRWLDARYGGAFPLGTFIINISGSFLLALFMTLTTERIPLDPRWRFLLAVGFFGSYTTFSTFSVETFRLLESGAWLLAMGNALGSVGFGLLGAWVGVLTARTLW from the coding sequence ATGCAATATCTGCTGATTGGCATCGGGGGATTTCTGGGGGCAAACACGCGCTACCTGCTGGGGCGCTGGCTCGACGCACGCTACGGCGGGGCGTTCCCGTTGGGCACTTTCATCATCAACATTTCGGGCAGTTTCTTGCTGGCGCTTTTCATGACACTCACCACCGAGCGCATCCCACTCGACCCACGCTGGCGCTTTTTGCTCGCCGTGGGGTTCTTCGGCTCTTATACCACGTTTTCAACATTCAGTGTGGAAACGTTTCGCCTGCTGGAAAGCGGCGCGTGGCTGCTGGCAATGGGGAACGCGCTGGGCAGTGTCGGGTTTGGCTTGCTGGGAGCGTGGGTAGGCGTGCTCACCGCCCGCACGCTCTGGTGA